The Cucurbita pepo subsp. pepo cultivar mu-cu-16 chromosome LG08, ASM280686v2, whole genome shotgun sequence genome contains a region encoding:
- the LOC111800806 gene encoding protein ENHANCED DISEASE RESISTANCE 2: MSSKVVYEGWMVRYGRRKIGRSFIHMRYFVLESRLLAYYKKKPQDNQVPIKTMLIDGNCRVEDRGLKTHHGHMVYVLSVYNKKEKYHRITMAAFNIQEALLWKEKIELVIDLHQGSQVPNGNKFVSFEYKSGMDNGRTASSSDHESQISAQEDEDDTHPNLLRRTTIGNGPPESVLDWTREIDSDFSNQNANSQAFSRKHWRLVQCQNGLRIFEELVEVDYLPRSYSRAMKAVGVVEATCEEIFELVMSMDGTRFEWDCSFQYGSLVEEVDGHTAILYHRLQLDWFPMFVWPRDLCYVRYWRRNDDGSYVVLFRSREHENCGPQPGHVRAHIESGGFNISPLKPRNGKPRTQVQHLMQIDLKGWGVGYLSSFQQHCLLQMLNSVAGLREWFAQTDERNAPPRIPVMVNMASTSVTTQKSLKMQGSSVHASSSIDQMTAANRNSVMLDEYSEEDEEFQIPDCEQEASPNEQENDVKKAALEEESTDRIDFSSFSGSVRHGDRDGSRDCWRISDGNNFRVRSKTFCFDKTKVPAGKHLMDLVTVDWLKDTKRMDHVARRQGCAAQVASEKGLFSIVINVQVPGSTHYSMVFYFVTKELTPGSLLQRFVDGDDEFRNSRLKLIPSVPKGSWIVRQSVGSTPCLLGKAVDCNYIRGPKYLEVDVDIGSSTVANGVLGLVIGVITTLVVDMAFLIQGNTTEELPERLLGAVRMSHIQLSSAIPANLDSYPSD; encoded by the exons ATGTCGTCGAAGGTTGTGTATGAAGGTTGGATGGTGCGGTATGGCCGGCGGAAGATCGGCAGGTCCTTCATTCATATGCGGTACTTCGTGCTTGAATCTCGGTTGCTTGCGTATTATAAGAAGAAGCCTCAGGATAATCAA GTTCCAATTAAGACCATGCTAATAGATGGGAACTGCAGAGTGGAGGATCGTGGCTTGAAGACGCACCATGGTCAT ATGGTTTACGTCTTGTCTGTTTacaacaagaaagagaagtaCCATCGAATTACG ATGGCGGCCTTCAATATCCAAGAAGCATTATTATGGAAGGAGAAAATAGAGCTTGTCATTGATCTg CACCAAGGCTCACAAGTTCCAAACGGGAACAAATTTGTATCTTTTGAATATAAATCTGGGATGGATAATGGGAGAACTGCTTCCTCCTCAGACCATGAAAGCCA GATCAGTGCACAGGAAGATGAGGACGATACTCATCCAAATTTACTGCGAAGGACAACCATTGGAAATG GACCGCCAGAGTCAGTACTTGACTGGACCAGGGAAATAGATTCAGATTTTTCAAATCAGAATGCCAATAGTCAAGCTTTTTCGCGGAAGCATTGGCGTCTAGTTCAGTGCCAAAATG GACTTCGCATCTTTGAAGAGCTTGTGGAAGTTGACTACCTG cCGAGGAGCTATAGTAGGGCAATGAAAGCTGTTGGTGTAGTGGAGGCTACTTGTGAGGAAATCTTTGAACTTGTCATGAGCATGGATGGAACACGGTTTGA GTGGGATTGCAGTTTCCAATATGGTAGCTTAGTTGAAGAGGTGGATGGACATACGGCAATACTCTACCACAGGCTCCAGCTAGACTGGTTTCCAAT GTTTGTATGGCCTCGTGACCTCTGCTATGTGCGTTATTGGCGGCGTAATGATGATGGAAGTTACG TGGTATTATTTCGCTCAAGGGAGCATGAGAACTGTGGTCCACAACCAGGGCATGTGCGGGCCCATATTGAGA GTGGTGGATTCAACATTTCACCTCTGAAACCTCGAAACGGGAAGCCAAGAACTCAAGTGCAGCATCTCATGCAGATTGATCTGAAAGGATGGGGCGTGGGCTACTTGTCCTCATTTCAGCAACATTGTCTCTTGCAAATGTTAAATAGTGTTGCCG GGCTGCGCGAATGGTTTGCACAAACAGACGAAAGGAACGCTCCTCCGAGAATACCAGTTATGGTAAATATGGCATCAACTTCAGTTACCACACAGAAGAGCCTGAAAATGCAGGGGTCCAGTGTCCATGCTAGCTCTTCTATCGACCAAATGACTGCTGCAAATAGAAATTCTGTGATGTTGGATGAATAttctgaagaagatgaagaatttcAAATACCTGACTGTGAACAAGAG GCGTCCCCAAATGAGCAGGAGAATGATGTCAAGAAAGCAG CCTTGGAAGAAGAATCAACAGATCGAATTGATTTCTCCAGTTTCTCGGGAAGTGTAAGGCATGGTGATCGCGATGGTTCTCGAGACTGCTGGAGAATTTCTGATGGGAACAACTTCAGAGTTCGTAGCAAGACCTTTTGTTTCGATAAGACTAAG GTTCCAGCTGGGAAGCATTTAATGGATCTGGTTACTGTTGATTGGCTGAAAGACACAAAAAGAATGGACCACGTTGCCAGGCGGCAAGGCTGTGCAGCTCAA GTCGCTTCAGAAAAAGGTCTTTTCTCTATCGTCATAAATGTGCAA GTACCGGGTTCGACGCACTACAGTatggtattttattttgtgacGAAGGAACTAACTCCTGGATCGCTTTTGCAACGTTTTGTTGATGGCGATGATGAATTCCGCAACAGTAGGTTAAAACTCATTCCATCAGTGCCCAAG gGTTCATGGATTGTTCGGCAAAGTGTTGGAAGCACTCCATGCTTATTGGGAAAAGCAGTTGATTGCAACTATATTCGAGGCCCCAAGTATTTAGAA GTGGATGTTGATATTGGCTCTTCGACAGTTGCTAATGGAGTTTTGGGACTTGTCATTGGTGTGATTACAACATTGGTGGTTGACATGGCTTTCCTCATACAG GGAAATACAACAGAAGAATTACCAGAGCGATTACTTGGAGCAGTGCGAATGTCACATATTCAGCTCTCCTCTGCCATACCCGCTAACTTGGATTCTTATCCATCTGATTGA
- the LOC111800828 gene encoding uncharacterized protein LOC111800828, with the protein MATAFLVRRTSTKFLFQPRFHSSSSSSASPFLPNLCSSLFRDSNFSNHAISVPLYSRSFVSAPESSLATALGTDTRVPATVITGFLGSGKTTLLNHILTSQHGKRIAVIENEFGEVDIDGSLVASHSSVAEDIVMVNNGCLCCTVRGDLVKMLLELAKNKRDKFDHIVIETTGLAKPAPVIETFCTDELVSRYVKLDGVVTLVDSKHAMQHLNEVKPRFVVNEAVEQVAYADRIIMNKIDLVSPDELEELTLKIKRINAMAQLKRAKFGDVDVDFVLGVGGYDLDRIDSQVEANTHKHETEHEHKGHDHHHHHHDHVHDSAVSSVSIVSEGLLDLDEVDDWLERLIEEKGEDLYRMKGVLSVKGYEQRYVFQGVHSILDGCPGKEWGPDEKRVNKLVFIGKNLDETALRKGFKGCLM; encoded by the exons ATGGCTACTGCATTTCTTGTCCGAAGAACTTCGACGAAATTCCTCTTCCAACCTCGCTtccattcttcttcctcttcttcagcttctccatttcttccaaacctctgttcttctcttttccGAGATTCCAATTTCTCTAATCATGCAATCTCTGTCCCTTTATACTCCAGAAGTTTCGTCTCAGCTCCTGAAAGTTCTCTTGCTACTGCTCTCGGTACTGATACTCGTGTTCCCGCCACTGTGATCACTGGCTTTCTCGGCTCTGGAAAG acgaCACTCCTCAATCATATTTTGACATCTCAACATGGCAAGCGGATTGCTGTCATTGAAAATGAG TTTGGTGAGGTGGATATTGATGGATCATTGGTTGCCAGTCACTCCTCCGTAGCTGAAGACATTGTGATGGTTAATAATGGATGCCTTTGCTGCACCGTGCGAGGTGATCTGGTAAAGATGCTATTGGAGCTGGCCAAGAATAAACGAGACAAGTTTGATCATATTGTTATTGAAACCACAG GCCTTGCTAAGCCAGCTCCTGTTATAGAAACGTTTTGTACAGATGAGCTGGTTTCACGTTATGTCAAATTAGATGGAGTTGTAACTTTAGTTGATTCCAAGCATGCCATGCAACACTTGAATGAAGTGAAACCAAGATTTGTGGTGAATGAGGCTGTAGAACAAGTTGCTTATGCTGATCGGATTATAATGAACAAG ATTGATCTTGTAAGTCCAGATGAATTGGAGGAACTGACACTGAAGATTAAG CGAATAAATGCGATGGCCCAACTCAAGCGTGCTAAGTTTGGAGATGTTGATGTCGACTTCGTATTAGGAGTGGGTGGATATGATCTTGACAG AATTGATTCTCAAGTTGAAGCTAACACCCACAAACATGAAACTGAACATG AGCACAAGGGACATGatcatcaccatcatcacCATGACCATGTACATGACTCTGCTGTGTCTAGTGTTAGTATTGTTTCTGAGGGATTACTTGACCTTGATGAG GTTGACGATTGGCTCGAACGATTGATCGAGGAGAAAGGAGAGGACTTGTATAGAATGAAAGGAGTGTTGAGTGTAAAGGGTTATGAGCAGCGTTATGTCTTTCAg GGAGTGCACTCTATCTTGGATGGCTGCCCAGGCAAAGAATGGGGCCCTGATGAAAAGAGGGTAAACAAGTTGGTATTCATAGGAAAGAATTTGGACGAAACTGCCCTTAGAAAAGGCTTTAAAGGTTGTTTAATGTGA
- the LOC111800864 gene encoding protein PAM68, chloroplastic, which yields MAAIAGSLNLPLAPSQLPSLHITRNYNLSIQSKSHKRNYFSLLRPSLYQNQTRTNHTLIVNATLRSPKGFGPTPRKKKKKKKTKGGGDGEEESEDEEDEEEEEEEDRGVIPEVVTNRMISRMGFSVGIPLLIGLLFFPFFYYLKVVLKIDVPSWVPVIVSFFFFGSALLGVSYGIVSSSWDPMREGSLLGWNEAQKNWPVFWQSIWSGGSNKK from the exons ATGGCCGCCATTGCCGGATCGCTCAACCTTCCTCTTGCGCCTTCACAGCTTCCATCACTTCACATTACG AGGAATTATAACTTATCGATCCAATCAAAAAGCCACAAAAGGAACTATTTCTCACTTTTGAGACCAAGCCTTTACCAAAACCAAACTCGCACGAACCACACCTTGATTGTAAACGCGACATTGAGAAGTCCAAAAGGATTCGGACCAACtccaaggaagaagaagaagaagaagaaaacaaaaggaggaggagatggagaagaagaaagtgaggatgaggaagatgaggaagaagaggaggaggaagatcGTGGTGTGATACCAGAAGTAGTGACGAACAGGATGATCAGTAGGATGGGATTTTCAGTGGGGATTCCATTGTTGATAGGACTTTTGTTCTTCCCATTCTTCTATTACCTGAAAGTTGTGCTGAAAATCGATGTGCCCTCATGGGTGCCAGTCATAgtatccttcttcttctttggttctGCTCTCTTGGGAGTGAGCTATGGCATTGTGTCCTCTAGTTGGGATCCCATGAGGGAAGGGTCTCTTTTGGGTTGGAATGAAGCTCAGAAGAATTGGCCTGTTTTTTGGCAGTCCATTTGGAGTGGTGGATCTAATAAGAAATAG
- the LOC111800852 gene encoding transmembrane protein 45B-like — MGSFKGHVLPGTLFLFVGVWHVWSALLRYVSNPNLFRVHVWNPVPGFDGKLKYLELYVVVIGGFIDLCIELLYATHLKFFVNGVLNPSHLNNFEHSGMLLMFFIFGVIALLSEKSRFVRLPDEALCLIAAAAFCAEYLLFYFHSTSHKGLEGYYHILLVILIGLCILSTVAGAILPTSFPVDVCSGIAITLQGLWFYQTAFTLYGPMMPDGCELKDDMMVMCHSKDSEVRGEFLANFQLFSMVLGVLGGVVGVYYFAAAKYRCSELGSSNAINAQD, encoded by the exons ATGGGATCTTTTAAGGGTCATGTCCTTCCGGGGACGCTGTTTCTTTTCGTTGGTGTTTGGCACGTGTGGAGTGCTCTGCTTCGGTACGTGTCAAATCCCAACTTATTTCGCGTTCATGTGTGGAATCCAGTGCCTGGCTTTGATGGAAAACTCAAATACTTGGAACTTTATGTTGTTGTCATTGGGGGTTTCATTGATTTGTGCATTGAGCTTTTGTATGCAACTCACCTCAAGTTCTTTGTCAATGGGGTTTTGAACCCTTCACATCTGAACAACTTTGAACACTCGGGGATGCTTctcatgttcttcatttttggtGTCATCGCTCTTCTTTCTGAAAAGTCGAG ATTTGTTCGTCTACCAGACGAAGCGCTTTGTCTGATTGCTGCCGCGGCATTCTGCGCTGAGTATCTATTGTTTTACtttcattcaacttctcaTAAAGGCCTTGAAGGTTACTACCATATTCTCCTTGTCATCTTGATAGGGCTCTGCATATTGTCAACGGTTGCTGGAGCTATTTTACCTACCAGCTTCCCGGTTGACGTGTGCAGCGGCATCGCCATCACCCTTCAAGGCCTTTGGTTTTATCAGACAGCCTTCACTCTGTATGGTCCAATGATGCCTGATGGTTGCGAGCTGAAGGACGACATGATGGTCATGTGTCATTCGAAAGATAGCGAGGTTCGAGGTGAATTCCTTGCAAATTTCCAGCTCTTTTCTATGGTCCTTGGAGTTCTTGGCGGAGTCGTTGGAGTTTACTACTTTGCAGCGGCGAAGTACAGATGTTCCGAGCTCGGGAGTTCGAACGCCATCAATGCTCAAGACTAG